Sequence from the Bactrocera dorsalis isolate Fly_Bdor unplaced genomic scaffold, ASM2337382v1 BdCtg160, whole genome shotgun sequence genome:
CTTCATAATACCAAATATAATGGAATCATATCTAAAGAACattcaatataataattaatatattacctTGTAGAATTCCGTATTAGCTGCAGTGTTGCATTTCTGTTGCTTAGCTCTTGAAAGATTTGTTCATGCGACGCCAGCAGTATTTGTATCTCTAAACTATCATCTATATTTTGATGGTTGCCAAAACTCTTTTGGTTCAAGTTCCCTTGTGTTAGTAATATTGGATCCGGCCGAGCGTTGACAGGTATCTACAAAAATTAAGCATTAAcggtatttatttacatattgcaCAAATGCCTTTACACAATCTTACATTAGGGATTGTGCTGCCATCTGCAACGTAACTTGAAAATCTCTACAACagataattgttgttgttaatcgGATATAAATGATCGTTTGAATTGAACTTACGTTAGATTGCCTTTGAGCAGCCACCGCTGCAGAAACAGCTTGACGTTGTGGCGAGCGCAGCTCCAGGGTAGTACGCGAGCGCGTTGGCGGCTTTGCGTAGATTTGCACACTTATATTCTTATTTCTTGCGTTCTCTTTGTTGAGATTTGATTGCGTTTCGTTTCCACGCTTCGTTTTGTTTATGTAATGCGACGAAGATGACTTCTTCAATGGCATATTGTCATCTAATTTATGCAGCTCTGTAGAGCTCACCGACGACACTTGCGACAACTTGCTACGATGCTGGTGGGAGGAGCTCATGTGTGATTTGCCAGTTGTTGATATTGCTATTTGCGTGCTACGTTTTTGTGCGCTGGTTGTTGTTTTCGATTTGGGACCCTTAAACGCCGGAATCGCTTGGGCAGGCCCCATTGAGGCGGTAGTTGAACTCACTGAATTTGGTCCATTTGGCTGTTGATGAATGTTTTGATTCACCGGAAAGTCTTCGACCAGCTCTGTGTGGTCATAGTTTGATATTATGGGCGGATtactttcatttaaattatattcaatGTCATTTGTAAATGAGTTCCCCAATGGCATGTGGAGATAAATATCACGCTCTCCAGGCATTTTTAACGAACTAGGTCCGTCGAAATTTAACGAGCAGTGACCGTTGCCACTGAATGAACTGTACCCAGTGCTGGATGCCATCGACGGAAAATTATATGGAGGAGATGTGTTGGACTTATGCGTCATAGATGTCATTCCTCTATATGAAGAGTCAAAATGCAAGGAGTTACTATTGACAATATTAGTATTCACGCCATTTAATGACGTTATAGCCGGCGCTGGTGGTGGAGGAGGAGATGTGGTATCCAGCAAGGATTCGTCCACCAACTCAAGACTTAAATTTGGGGATGAGTGGCCATCAATACTGGGACTTCTGTTATCTTCATTCTCTTCTACTAGTCGCGATGCTTTTGGGCCAGTGATTGACAGTCTTAACTTCTGGCTACCACGCGAGAAGCTCTTGCGTGTAGTAGAGTTATGACTGAAAGCGGTGGGCGTTGAATTGGGTGGATTGTAAAATGGAAATACGCGATCAATGCTAAGTGCATTGATGGAAACAAGGCTTTGTTCATATGAACCACATATCTAAgaaataaacataatatttaCAGAAGATAATATTCAACAAATTGACGAAGTCGACATACCAACTTTCGATTAACCACCTTCATATCGCCTAACGCCGTCCAAGTTGATATTATGTGATCGAATTCGCGATCTGGTTCCCAACCGATCACAGAAATACCCGCTGCTGTGCCCACGAAGAGACATTCTCCATTCTCACTAAAACAAAGAAAGACATATGCTATTAGGTCTGTAAAATCTAATAACGCAACTCTCTAACCTGAAAGTTATGCACTTTATTGGATGACCATAAAATTGACTTTCTGTTTCTGTTTGAGATATACGCGATTGACTTTCCAAATCATATATGCTAATGGTACCGTCAACGCGCCCAACTGCCAATAGGAACTCAAACGGATGGAATTGGATGCAAGTAATGGCAGCTGCTGGAGGTTGCTCACTAAACTCcataatttgtttactttttcgtATATCCCAGATGATTATGGATCCTTCTGTGCCAGCAGATGCAATCCACAACCCATCTGGCGAAAACTTCACCGAGTTAACCTGAGCGATATGGCCCCGATAAATTTTAATGCATCTATTTTGATTTCTAACGTCCCACAACCTGCAaagaatcattttttttttttttacattatagataattatattatatttgggcTAGGACTAGTTAATCGATGTTTTTTTGAGTACCAAAACCCGTCTTTagtcaaaaaagtgtcattttaTTAAGACACATATTGTATTAAGATATTTCTAGCTCATCATAATTTATGATTGGTTTCtctattgtaattaaaaatattgtcatAAGCCCGATTTGCAACTTgtaacatgcatatgtatgtatacttgtcATGTAAATATTATGTACCTAATTTGGTTCAATCAAGTGGGCGTGATCAGGTGTCATCTGGTATACACACCCTGTATCatgaaacatatgtacatacatctgtatatatgtCATATCTTACGATGTGAAATAGATAATATGCCATTTAAagtctaaaaattgtcaaaatcgaGCCACAACTTTTGAAGCCACCGAAAATTTGGACCCCAGTGTATATGGctaactttttaccgaaaatgtcgatcaatgtgtgagatatttattgaaatttggaAAGATCATTTTTCTGATAAGACTGCATCTACATCTAATAATGATATTATGCCTAAAAAGGATCGAATCGGGTCTATAATACCCCTTGACCCCTTATACCCAATATAAGGatttcaaacttccggttggCTTTATCTATGCAGCATACATATTGTACATCGGTTAATTTGTAAGATATGTTTGCAAAACTAAGTGAACgcattattgaatttttacatTGGGTGAATATATCCAGAGAATATGCAATGATAAATTGTGTATTCTCTAATTGTATTCTTTATCATTACTAATACGAGTATGTTATTTTCTCCGTTAAACATTTTAAGGCTTATTCACATACAACTTTCCACGCTTTAGGTGATAGTAAATACTAAAACGAAACGACGAAAATAAGAGTGTGCCACAATGTACGCTGGGCTCCCAGTGTttctatataataaaaatggcgATTGTTGCTTgacaaaacataaaaagatGAGAGTTGTCCAATATTCTGCTGGGCTTCGCGTCAAAAAACATGCTATGTGAACACAAAAAAGTCCTACAAGAGCGTACTTTGAACTTTTCTGTCTATGTGAATTGGCCTTTACATTGTGTGTAGTATGTTGCGGGAATTTAAGCAAAGACACAAACCATaaggaataaaacaaaaacgaaactgATAAATGTCATTAAACGGAATTGAGAATGTATATGAACAAAGGTTATTGGATAAATACATGTTCTGCAAGTTTTTTACTCGACGTGATTTCAGAATTCGATGACGTTTACTAAAACAATTaagtaaatatcaaaaaatacgGTGCATGGTTGACGTATATACAGACTAAAATATTTCAGAACTTTACTTAGGTAAGTTAAATGTGATTCGAACTTTGTTCCACACAGTAGAAAGCCTCCAACATACGAATGTGTCTTAatgcatgtatatgtaaaaaaaaggtAGTTTTATTTATCGGATGTTCCTTATCATTATGCACACATTCAAGAGAGGTGGACTTTGTTTTGCAAAATGAAACTAATCAGATGTGCATTGTTAATTTAATTCCACAGTTGTGGAAATCAGCTCCAGTTTACTAGTGGCAAGTGCGACTTACAGTACCTAAAAGCGATCGTGAGTAAAATGGCCGAGAAATTACGCTTTGATGGTCGAGTTGCCGTTGTTACGGGTGCCGGTTCTGGGCTTGGTCGTGAATACGCACTGCTCTTTGGATCTCGAGGGGCGAAAGTTGTGGTAAATGATTTAGGTGGTAGTTTCCACGGCGATGGAGCCTCCAAACGAGCCGCAGATATTGTAGTCGATGAGATTCGTGCACAAGGAGGTACTGCGGTTGCTGATTACAATTCAGTTGTTGACGGTTCAAAGGTCATAGAAACAGCTATCAACAATTTCGGACGTGTCGATATACTAGTGAATAATGCGGGTATTCTTCGCGATCGCAGCATTGCCAAGACTTCCGATCTGGATTGGGATTTGATAAATGCAGTCCACTTAAAAGGCA
This genomic interval carries:
- the LOC105228283 gene encoding katanin p80 WD40 repeat-containing subunit B1 isoform X2; protein product: MALARKLTAKIYEIKAHDGNVTSLDLGETGSVLVTGGQDRNVNLWAIGREELFMSLTGHNRPIDCVRFAYNDDFVYSADDIGIIRRWDLNAQTICSTLNGHMKSVRTLDFNPSGEYVVSGSNDTTVRLWDVRNQNRCIKIYRGHIAQVNSVKFSPDGLWIASAGTEGSIIIWDIRKSKQIMEFSEQPPAAAITCIQFHPFEFLLAVGRVDGTISIYDLESQSRISQTETESQFYGHPIKCITFSENGECLFVGTAAGISVIGWEPDREFDHIISTWTALGDMKVVNRKLICGSYEQSLVSINALSIDRVFPFYNPPNSTPTAFSHNSTTRKSFSRGSQKLRLSITGPKASRLVEENEDNRSPSIDGHSSPNLSLELVDESLLDTTSPPPPPAPAITSLNGVNTNIVNSNSLHFDSSYRGMTSMTHKSNTSPPYNFPSMASSTGYSSFSGNGHCSLNFDGPSSLKMPGERDIYLHMPLGNSFTNDIEYNLNESNPPIISNYDHTELVEDFPVNQNIHQQPNGPNSVSSTTASMGPAQAIPAFKGPKSKTTTSAQKRSTQIAISTTGKSHMSSSHQHRSKLSQVSSVSSTELHKLDDNMPLKKSSSSHYINKTKRGNETQSNLNKENARNKNISVQIYAKPPTRSRTTLELRSPQRQAVSAAVAAQRQSNIPVNARPDPILLTQGNLNQKSFGNHQNIDDSLEIQILLASHEQIFQELSNRNATLQLIRNSTRSHDVIGALKQAIKTGRTVFVDLLGAIMEKTSSWNLDLCLLLLPEIYELLQSPHKFHYTRGCDTLRVILSNFLPIIQDNIDPWSNSLGVDVSREERHRKCIECQHWLLQIRNLPESNHFGSTLSQLQNMIVNI
- the LOC105228283 gene encoding katanin p80 WD40 repeat-containing subunit B1 isoform X1 — translated: MALARKLTAKIYEIKAHDGNVTSLDLGETGSVLVTGGQDRNVNLWAIGREELFMSLTGHNRPIDCVRFAYNDDFVYSADDIGIIRRWDLNAQTICSTLNGHMKSVRTLDFNPSGEYVVSGSNDTTVRLWDVRNQNRCIKIYRGHIAQVNSVKFSPDGLWIASAGTEGSIIIWDIRKSKQIMEFSEQPPAAAITCIQFHPFEFLLAVGRVDGTISIYDLESQSRISQTETESQFYGHPIKCITFSENGECLFVGTAAGISVIGWEPDREFDHIISTWTALGDMKVVNRKLICGSYEQSLVSINALSIDRVFPFYNPPNSTPTAFSHNSTTRKSFSRGSQKLRLSITGPKASRLVEENEDNRSPSIDGHSSPNLSLELVDESLLDTTSPPPPPAPAITSLNGVNTNIVNSNSLHFDSSYRGMTSMTHKSNTSPPYNFPSMASSTGYSSFSGNGHCSLNFDGPSSLKMPGERDIYLHMPLGNSFTNDIEYNLNESNPPIISNYDHTELVEDFPVNQNIHQQPNGPNSVSSTTASMGPAQAIPAFKGPKSKTTTSAQKRSTQIAISTTGKSHMSSSHQHRSKLSQVSSVSSTELHKLDDNMPLKKSSSSHYINKTKRGNETQSNLNKENARNKNISVQIYAKPPTRSRTTLELRSPQRQAVSAAVAAQRQSNRFSSYVADGSTIPNIPVNARPDPILLTQGNLNQKSFGNHQNIDDSLEIQILLASHEQIFQELSNRNATLQLIRNSTRSHDVIGALKQAIKTGRTVFVDLLGAIMEKTSSWNLDLCLLLLPEIYELLQSPHKFHYTRGCDTLRVILSNFLPIIQDNIDPWSNSLGVDVSREERHRKCIECQHWLLQIRNLPESNHFGSTLSQLQNMIVNI